The DNA segment TTGCTGTTAGTGACCGCAATGTGACTTTATTTAACGCTGATGGACTAGATATCCCTGCACTTATTGACTTTATTGCGAACAATCAAGGCGACTTGCCAACATCTGTAGAACAGCTAACAGAAATAAGCGTACGTGCCGAAATTCAATCACGCGAAGATATTTTAACGATGAATGTCGATGTATTATTTTTAGCAGCACTTGAAAACCAATTACATGATCAAAATAAAACAGAAGTAAAAGCGCGCATCATTGTTGAAGGTGCAAATGCTCCAACTACTCAAGAAGCTGATGATTATTTAAGTAATAAAGGAGTAATTATCATCCCTGATATTTTAGCGAATGCAGGTGGTGTCATTGTTTCTTATTTAGAATGGTTACAAGGTCGCGAAACACAATTCTACACAGAGGAACAAGTCCATAATCAATTATTCGAGAAAATGAAGCACACTTTAGATGGTATTCTTCCACAATATTTCGGTGATCCTTTCCCACTTCGTCAAAATTGCTATATTCACTCAGTCACTCGTCTATCTACCGTTTTATACAAACAAGGGCAGCTATATTAAACGTCTATTCTTAGTACCTGCTCTTCACTAAAATGAGGTGAACTTGAGATGAAGAAAATTGCTATTGTAACTGGGGCAAACTCTGGAATGGGTCTTGCCACAACGATTGAACTTGCTAAACAAGGATTTCATGTCGTAATGATGTGCCGTAATGAGCAAAAAGGACTTATAGCATTAAAAGATGCAATCTCACAAAGTCAATCAAGTTCAATTGAACTTATCAATGGAGATCTTGGTTCATTCGAAAGCATTCGGAAATTCACAGATACTTTCCATGCAAAGTTTGATCATGTAGATGTCCTCATTAATAATGCTGGTGTCGTAAATATTAAGCGTGAAATCACTTCAGAAGGACACGAAGCCCAGCTAGGGGTAAATCACTTAGGTCATTTTTATTTAACACAATTACTGTTGGATGACTTGAAACGCTCAGTACAAGGACGAGTTATCGTGGTCTCTTCTGGTGCTCACAAATGGGGCAAAATAGATATACAGAATATGGACATGTCCCGTGGATATAATGTAATGAAAGGATATGGTCGTTCTAAATTAGCAAATTTACTCTTTATGCATGAGTTCACTAAAATACTAGAAGGAACGAACGTGACGATAAATGCGGTACATCCTGGAGCTGTTTCAACAAATATAGGGATTGATCGAAAAACCGATTTCGGACGCATTTTAGTTAAATTGTTAAAACCCTTCTTTTTGACTCCAACACAAGGTGCACGTACTGCAGTATTTTTAGCAACTAGCGAAGAACTATCTACTGTAAGTGGACGGTATTTTTATCAAATGAAAGAAGCTCCTATGTCAAAGCTCGCACAAGACCCATATCTCGCAAAAGGTCTATGGTTATGGAGTGAGCAACAAATTCGCTGATTTTCAAAGCAATATGTATCAAGGTGACCTCAATAGTAAAAATGACTCAAAACGTCGTTATATAACGATGTTTTGAGTCATTTTATTTAATTAACTACAACATTTTAGTTTTATCTTGTATCGCTAACAATACTGGATCTTCCGTCTTCGTATAATCCAACTTCATTTTTTCTAGTTCTAGTCTCATTTTTTCAGTTTCTACAACAAAATTTTCCTGTTTCACCTTTTCAAGTTCTAACTCCACATTTAGCATTTTAGCTTTCACCTTATTATTGTCTTTCATGTATTCCGTAATAATTCCAAAAATTGCAATTATAGAGAACATAACTATCGCGACGGTTACCATAATTCACCTCTTTTTTACTATTTCAAAAAGATTTCTGTGTCATAATTTGTTTACACTTTTAAAATCTCTTCACTTATTACTTGTATTTACGTTTTTAATTGGAAATAGTTTCAATTAAAATAAATTCTGCTTTTAGATTCAAAAAGATAAATAAGTGCTAGGCAACTTGAGTTTATACTGAACTCAAGACGCCTAGCACTTTATACTTCATAAATAGTCATACTTTTTACTTTCTAATAATGCCTCTTTCAAGTGCTTGTTCAGTTAGTTCGTCTCTGAATTTTGGATGTGCGATACTAATTAATTGTTTCGCGCGATCACTGATAGATCGACCATGAAGACGCGCGATACCGTATTCGGTTACGACGTTATCAACATCATTTTTACCAGTTGTCACAACCGAGCCTGGTGTTAAATCCAGTTTAATTCTAGAAATCGTGTCATTTTTGGCTGTGGAATGCATACAAATAAAACCTTTTCCATTTTCCGCAAAACGTACTCCTCGCGCAAAATCAATTTGCCCTCCACTGGATGAATAATATTTTCCACCGACCGTTTCGGATGCACATTGACCAAATAAATCAACTTCAGTTGTCGCGTTAATGGATACAATATTCTCTTCTTTGGCAATTTCACGAGGATCGTTGACTATACTTACAGGTAAAAACTCTATAGTAGAGTTGTTATGAATAAAGTCATACAAACGCTTTGTTCCATATGCGAATGTTGCAACAATTTTACCTTTATTGGTGAATTTTTTCGTGCCATCAATAGCACCTGCTTCGAATAAGTCTACAATTCCATCTGGCAACATTTCTGTATGTATACCGAGATTTCTATGGTTTTTCAATAAACTCATTACTGCATTTGGAACTGATCCTATTCCGATTTGAAGTGTATCTCCATCTTGAATATCAGCAGCTACTTTTTCCGCAATTCGCATATCTTTTTCCCCTATTTCAGGAACTACTTCTTCAGCTAATGGAGTATCGTGCTCCACGTATCCAGCAATTTGACTAATATGAATTTGGTTATGTCCAAAAGTACGCGGCATATTGCGATTCACTTCTAATACGAAGGGAACTTTCCCAATAAACTCGGCTATATAATCGGCTTGTGTGCCTAGCGAAAAATAGCCATGCTCGTCCATTGGCGTAGCTACTGAAAAAATCATCGACATCTTAGTTACTTTTGACAGCATGCGTGGAACTTCATGAAAATTATTTGGTACTAAGTCTATTTTAGCTTGTTGGTAGGTTTTTCGCGTTGCTCCACTTAAAAAATAAGACACATGTGTTAGTTGTCCTGGCATCTCACCCATAATATATTTCCGAGGGTGCAGCGCCAACATTTGATGAATTTTCACACCATTTAATTCACTTGCATGTTCTTCTAAAATATCCAATAAGCGAATTGGCTCACCATTTGCAATTGGAATAATGATGTCAGCTTCTTTTTCAATTAACCCAATAAATTTTTTCACATCTAATAATTTAGTCAAAATTGTTCACTCCTATCTAAACTCTATGTATTACTGTAGCATACGTACGTTACATTTTTTAATCCTAAATATCTTAAGAAAAGTAGGGAAACTTATCTAATAAGTTTGATTATCTCAAATATTTCGTATCGATTAATGATAATCACAAAAAAATGGTTAAGTACCTTCTATCTACTAAACAACATGACCTATATGACACTTGTCATGGTTGTCACTTGACGTTTATGTCTTTTATTATCTGCTCCTAATCCCTATTCTTAATGTAACAAGATTTTTAGTAAAAAAATTCAAATATATTTTTTCCAGGAGGACGTTATGAGTAAAGAAAAAACAATGCAGTTACGCAAATTAATAGCACCATTTGAAAAATCTGATACGACAGCAAGTGTAAAACAAATCATTAACTCGATTCCCCCATTTTTCATCCTTTGGTTCTTGGCTTATCAGAGTTTAGAAATTTCAGTATTCCTTACAGTAGCATTAGCGATAGTAGCATCAGGGTTTGTCATTCGAATTTTCATCATTTTTCACGATTGTACCCATGGTTCATTCTTTAAAAGTAAAAAGGCAAATGCAATTTTAGGAACCATTACTGGAATCATTACCCTTTTCGCCTTCGAAAAGTGGAAACGTGATCATTCTATTCATCATGCAACAAGCAGTAACTTAGACAAACGCGGAACTGGCGATGTATGGGTTATGACGATTGATGAGTATATTGAAGCTTCACCAGGTCGTCGATTCGGTTACCGTTTATATCGCAATCCACTTGTGATGTTCGGTTTAGGTCCATTATTTTTATATTTAGTTTCAAACCGTTTCAATCGTAAAGATGCACGTAAAAAAGAAAAAATGAATACGTACTTAATCAACGTAGCAATCGTTGCTTTGTATGGCTTCATGATTTGGTTAGTTGGCATCCAAGCATTCGCAATCATTCAAGGGACTCTATTGATTGTTGCAGGATCACTTGGTATTTGGTTATTTTATGTTCAACACCAATTTGAAGATTCGTACTTCGTAGAAGAAGAAGAATGGGATTACGTAAAAGCTGCGGTTGACGGCAGTTCATTTTATAAATTACCAAAAGTACTTCAATGGTTAACTGGTAACATTGGTTATCACCATGTGCACCATTTAAGCCCACGTATTCCGAACTATAAATTAGAACAGGCACATGAGTCTTCACCACCACTTCACCAAGCAACAACTATAAACTTGAAAACAAGTTTGAAATCGTTTAATTTCCGTCTATATGATGAATCGAAGAAAACGTTCGTTACATTTAAAGATGTTAAGCATTTGTTAAATGCTAAAACTTCTAATCAAAATTAAACAAAAACTTTATAAGACACCGATTGCAGTGACATTGTCACTGCAATCGGTGTTTTTCGTATTTTTCAGATAATCCTTCAATTCCCTTCGGCATGTGTACGCCCGTCGCTCGCTGGAGCTCTTATATTCGTAGCAAGGGAAACCTTGTCCCAATCATAGGTAGGTTATTTACATTTATTCAAAGTTCTTCAGGAAAAAATCTCTGATATTTCTTCAATACACTTTGGTTCATTGTATAGGTGACGAATAGATTTCACATTCGATTTAACATATTCCAGAAATGGGTCAGGTCAGATAATCGTACGTTAAACAAAACTGCCTGTTTATTGAAGAAGAGAACGATTGCAAAAGTATTTAAAGAAGCTTCTGCTAAAAAACAAAATATCAAACGCCTTATCAGAAATTCAATGTGCGATAAGGCGTTTTTATATGCATAACTTTGATGTGATTTCTACAGCAAAATGCGACTTACCACTTAATTTAGTAATAATAATCATCACAATTAAATTAAATGTGCAGTTCGGGATGTATAAGGTTAGGTTTTTCAATTTGAATGGTAGTGTGCTCAATTTTATATCTATCGAGGACTAAATGAATGGCTCTTTGCAGAATGACTTGTTCATCTTCATTTTCATTTATGACTATATGGCAACTTAACGAATCCATACCGGAAGTAATAGTCCAAATATGTAGATCATGTACATCAAGAACTCCATCAATATCCTTTAGCAGTTGCAATGTCTCGTCTTTATCCAATGTGGAAGGTGTGCCTTCCATCAAAATGTGAATGCTTTGCTTAAGAACTCCCC comes from the Paenisporosarcina antarctica genome and includes:
- a CDS encoding SDR family oxidoreductase; the encoded protein is MKKIAIVTGANSGMGLATTIELAKQGFHVVMMCRNEQKGLIALKDAISQSQSSSIELINGDLGSFESIRKFTDTFHAKFDHVDVLINNAGVVNIKREITSEGHEAQLGVNHLGHFYLTQLLLDDLKRSVQGRVIVVSSGAHKWGKIDIQNMDMSRGYNVMKGYGRSKLANLLFMHEFTKILEGTNVTINAVHPGAVSTNIGIDRKTDFGRILVKLLKPFFLTPTQGARTAVFLATSEELSTVSGRYFYQMKEAPMSKLAQDPYLAKGLWLWSEQQIR
- a CDS encoding acetyl-CoA hydrolase/transferase family protein, with amino-acid sequence MTKLLDVKKFIGLIEKEADIIIPIANGEPIRLLDILEEHASELNGVKIHQMLALHPRKYIMGEMPGQLTHVSYFLSGATRKTYQQAKIDLVPNNFHEVPRMLSKVTKMSMIFSVATPMDEHGYFSLGTQADYIAEFIGKVPFVLEVNRNMPRTFGHNQIHISQIAGYVEHDTPLAEEVVPEIGEKDMRIAEKVAADIQDGDTLQIGIGSVPNAVMSLLKNHRNLGIHTEMLPDGIVDLFEAGAIDGTKKFTNKGKIVATFAYGTKRLYDFIHNNSTIEFLPVSIVNDPREIAKEENIVSINATTEVDLFGQCASETVGGKYYSSSGGQIDFARGVRFAENGKGFICMHSTAKNDTISRIKLDLTPGSVVTTGKNDVDNVVTEYGIARLHGRSISDRAKQLISIAHPKFRDELTEQALERGIIRK
- a CDS encoding fatty acid desaturase is translated as MSKEKTMQLRKLIAPFEKSDTTASVKQIINSIPPFFILWFLAYQSLEISVFLTVALAIVASGFVIRIFIIFHDCTHGSFFKSKKANAILGTITGIITLFAFEKWKRDHSIHHATSSNLDKRGTGDVWVMTIDEYIEASPGRRFGYRLYRNPLVMFGLGPLFLYLVSNRFNRKDARKKEKMNTYLINVAIVALYGFMIWLVGIQAFAIIQGTLLIVAGSLGIWLFYVQHQFEDSYFVEEEEWDYVKAAVDGSSFYKLPKVLQWLTGNIGYHHVHHLSPRIPNYKLEQAHESSPPLHQATTINLKTSLKSFNFRLYDESKKTFVTFKDVKHLLNAKTSNQN